The Acidobacteriota bacterium genome has a segment encoding these proteins:
- the rpiB gene encoding ribose 5-phosphate isomerase B, with product MRIAVAADHAGYEMKEFVRRWLAEAGHDVADVGAFSEASVDYPDFAGPACAKVLSGEADRAVLVCGSGVGMSMAANRFRGIRAVLCTDLYLARFSRLHNDSNVLCLPGRLMGKGLCEEVLRVWLETPFEGGRHARRVAKLDDLNRGGSA from the coding sequence ATGCGCATCGCGGTGGCCGCGGACCACGCGGGATACGAGATGAAGGAGTTCGTCCGGCGCTGGCTGGCCGAGGCGGGACACGACGTCGCGGACGTGGGGGCCTTCTCGGAGGCCTCCGTGGACTATCCCGACTTCGCCGGACCGGCGTGCGCCAAGGTCCTGTCGGGCGAGGCCGACCGGGCCGTGCTCGTCTGCGGCTCGGGCGTGGGGATGAGCATGGCGGCCAACCGGTTCAGGGGGATCCGGGCCGTTCTTTGCACGGACCTCTACCTCGCCCGGTTCTCCCGCCTGCACAACGACTCCAACGTCCTGTGCCTGCCGGGGCGCCTCATGGGCAAGGGGCTCTGCGAGGAAGTCCTGCGTGTGTGGCTCGAAACCCCCTTCGAGGGCGGGCGGCACGCCCGGCGGGTGGCCAAGCTGGACGATCTGAATCGCGGAGGGTCCGCATGA